The Elusimicrobiota bacterium nucleotide sequence CGCTCGGTAGGTCCAGCTTCTTCAGCTCGTCCACCGTTTTCGAAGTCGGACTAATAAGCTCGATAAGCCGCTTGTGAATGCGCATCTCGAACTGCTCACGCGATTTTTTGTCCACATGCGGAGACCGGTTCACCGTGTACTTCCGGATCTTCGTCGGCAAAAGCACCGGGCCAGCAATAAGCGCACCCGTCCGCTTCGCCGTCTCAATAATACGCGCCGTGGACTGGTCAATAAGCCGGTAGTCGTAAGAATTCAGACGGATACGGATCCGCTGCTCGTCAGCCTT carries:
- the rpsJ gene encoding 30S ribosomal protein S10, with protein sequence MTEPKKEEKKADEQRIRIRLNSYDYRLIDQSTARIIETAKRTGALIAGPVLLPTKIRKYTVNRSPHVDKKSREQFEMRIHKRLIELISPTSKTVDELKKLDLPSGVEVKIKL